A single genomic interval of Desulfobacterales bacterium harbors:
- a CDS encoding efflux RND transporter periplasmic adaptor subunit, giving the protein MKRISGRVVTILILFVIVVGLAMALHKAKKQLAAAPVWQARPSPVETAIVREGNLSRSLRYLARLEAVSMAEIAPKINARIVSLEMDEGDTVATGDVLARLDDRDVRAQITGLEATIEAGKARLAGAKAGADAARSNLAYAERENKRDKRLFDKKGISASTLEASQNQLDEARSQTLQAEEAVRSIKKEISALKAQLAEARTRLSYATIRADYPGTIQKRYAELGDMAMPGKPIFNMMDISSFRLAFELVEDDLALIQAGQTVRIQWSIPVPANRQTATVTRIFPSLELDQTVRAEIDLFCPCSEKLKVGSLVPIEVVVRESRGLIVPQTAIVPTPAGGSMVYVVREGRLQGVPVQLDLCHNDQALILGELEAGEAVAVGEYLQWVRLHENAAVSL; this is encoded by the coding sequence ATGAAACGCATTTCCGGCCGGGTTGTAACGATTCTGATCCTCTTCGTTATCGTGGTAGGCCTGGCCATGGCATTGCACAAGGCGAAAAAGCAACTGGCGGCTGCGCCTGTCTGGCAGGCCCGGCCTTCCCCTGTGGAGACTGCGATCGTCAGGGAAGGAAATCTTTCCCGCTCCCTTCGGTATCTGGCCCGGCTGGAAGCGGTGTCCATGGCGGAGATTGCCCCCAAGATCAATGCCAGAATCGTCTCTCTCGAAATGGACGAAGGGGATACCGTGGCAACAGGGGATGTTCTGGCACGCTTGGATGACCGGGATGTCCGGGCGCAAATCACCGGCCTCGAAGCCACCATCGAGGCTGGAAAGGCACGCTTGGCCGGCGCGAAGGCCGGCGCCGATGCCGCCCGAAGCAACCTGGCCTATGCGGAACGGGAAAACAAGCGGGATAAGCGTCTTTTTGATAAAAAAGGCATCAGTGCTTCGACGCTGGAGGCCAGTCAAAACCAATTGGATGAAGCACGAAGTCAAACCTTACAAGCAGAAGAGGCCGTTCGTAGCATCAAAAAGGAAATTTCCGCCCTAAAGGCTCAACTGGCTGAGGCTCGAACCCGGCTCAGCTACGCAACCATCCGGGCCGACTATCCCGGAACCATCCAAAAACGGTATGCCGAGCTGGGTGATATGGCCATGCCCGGCAAGCCCATTTTCAACATGATGGATATTTCCTCCTTCCGGCTTGCTTTCGAACTGGTAGAGGACGATTTGGCTTTGATTCAGGCCGGACAAACGGTCCGTATTCAGTGGTCCATTCCAGTTCCGGCCAATAGGCAAACCGCCACCGTAACCCGGATTTTTCCCTCCCTGGAATTAGATCAAACCGTTCGGGCGGAAATCGATCTTTTTTGTCCATGCTCCGAAAAACTGAAGGTGGGCAGCCTGGTTCCGATAGAAGTGGTCGTTAGGGAAAGCCGCGGCCTGATCGTGCCCCAAACCGCCATAGTGCCAACGCCGGCGGGCGGCAGCATGGTATATGTTGTTCGAGAAGGACGCCTGCAAGGGGTACCTGTCCAATTGGACTTGTGTCATAACGATCAAGCCCTGATTCTGGGGGAGTTGGAGGCCGGAGAGGCCGTTGCCGTCGGGGAATACCTGCAGTGGGTTCGGCTTCATGAAAACGCGGCGGTGTCTTTATGA
- a CDS encoding efflux RND transporter permease subunit: MKPHRFALENPWLMLVCALLVAVMGIKAFFTLPVEYFPDTSPPQVAVVTVEPGAAAADMARRITEIIEKELSSLSGLKKVSSTSRDAVSAITAEFFYEKPIGEAVVDVQNAISRIRADLPNDILEPRIYRITDATRPTLTLALSPKPGSPLSLAQIRLLADNDIKDFILSLSEVADVDTFGGSRLQINVKLNKDRLRAYGLSAEKIVSAIQSQNITAPAGLIYRPDSELLIKTIGEFKNLNELENLVVCQKRDLYIRLSDVGIVTLGIQDPRSLYHGNGRAAIAVNVLRAEGGNTMAAIAAVKRALPQMMAQWPGIHFEITDDQAPLIERNTKGMRQSLFMAIGLTVLIIFIFLADLRASFISLISIPLSFLFGLAALSFTGYTLNVVTLSGLIIATGMVVDATVVVLENIHRHSGQSGGADTRPRVEGAVGEILPAITAGMLTTVAMLIPIMFAGGYVEKVLRQFTLTLSLALVGSLLSAVFIVPLIARKMVRPDRTPNWIERLARPFGRIVNSLADGYVRLLQTALKWRLAALFLVIAALILTARTVIPVIGRELMPPMDTGIAKVFFEMPPATSIEEMERRLSAVEAILKKTASVRMISSVVGSEPGEISFGGGGQTTQSVLITVTLVTRDQRSESIWEIGNQWRDHLSRMPGIRSFQVYEFGATPMSTSRAPIDIVLHGRDSRVLQHLAAQVEKRLEGVPGLLDMTRTWWPDKPEVNISVDSRTALRFGVTPAEVARQMQAAVDGIPASGFRLKGFLDIPIRVSLADAWVASPTLLSDIDIDTPKGKIPLRAIAAVSENRGQTVITREHLQNTLDLTGYNQTRRITQVLAEIDTRLADMKWPGGYDMTMSGTAAEMKDSMGRVMKAVGIGIIFLVVLLVGMFRSFLLPIPILVAIPLAIIGSLWGLLLYQKPMCMPAIMGLLLLAGIVINNSIFLIDFIRQARAEGMDRQSALEQSVRLRLRPVLMTTISTFVGMLPIIYETAVGLERMSPLGTAAGFGLLVGTVMTLVITPVVYSLLDDLAIFFRRLPYYTHGVAK, translated from the coding sequence ATGAAACCGCACCGCTTTGCGCTGGAAAATCCCTGGCTCATGCTGGTCTGCGCCCTGCTGGTGGCCGTGATGGGGATCAAGGCCTTTTTCACACTGCCGGTGGAATATTTTCCGGACACGAGTCCCCCCCAGGTGGCGGTGGTAACGGTGGAGCCAGGTGCGGCCGCCGCCGATATGGCCCGGCGCATCACCGAAATCATAGAAAAGGAGCTCTCCAGCCTTTCAGGGCTAAAAAAGGTCTCATCCACATCCAGAGACGCGGTATCTGCCATTACCGCTGAATTCTTTTATGAAAAGCCCATCGGTGAGGCCGTTGTGGATGTTCAGAACGCCATTTCCCGCATTCGGGCCGACCTGCCGAATGATATTCTGGAACCGCGTATCTACCGAATCACCGACGCCACGCGCCCCACGCTGACCCTGGCCTTATCCCCTAAACCCGGCAGCCCCTTATCCCTGGCACAGATTCGCCTCCTGGCCGACAACGATATAAAGGATTTCATTCTGAGCCTTTCAGAGGTGGCGGATGTGGACACCTTTGGGGGAAGCCGGCTTCAGATCAATGTGAAGCTCAACAAGGACCGGCTTCGAGCGTATGGTCTAAGCGCGGAGAAAATTGTCTCGGCCATTCAGTCGCAGAATATCACCGCCCCGGCCGGACTGATTTATCGGCCCGACAGTGAGCTTCTGATCAAAACGATAGGTGAGTTCAAAAACCTAAATGAATTGGAAAACCTGGTGGTGTGCCAAAAACGGGATCTTTATATTCGTCTTTCCGATGTGGGAATAGTAACGCTCGGCATTCAGGACCCGCGAAGCCTTTACCATGGTAACGGCCGGGCCGCCATAGCGGTCAATGTGTTGCGGGCCGAAGGCGGTAACACCATGGCCGCCATTGCCGCTGTCAAGCGTGCCCTACCGCAAATGATGGCCCAATGGCCCGGCATTCATTTTGAAATCACCGATGATCAGGCTCCCCTCATCGAGCGGAACACGAAGGGGATGCGCCAATCCCTTTTTATGGCCATCGGCCTCACCGTCCTGATTATTTTCATTTTTCTGGCGGATCTGCGGGCTTCCTTCATCTCACTCATCAGCATCCCCCTTTCCTTTCTCTTCGGGCTGGCAGCCCTGAGTTTTACCGGCTACACGCTGAACGTTGTAACCCTGTCCGGCTTGATCATCGCCACCGGCATGGTCGTGGATGCCACGGTGGTGGTTCTGGAAAATATTCACCGGCATTCCGGCCAGTCGGGGGGGGCCGACACCCGGCCGCGAGTGGAAGGGGCCGTTGGTGAAATTTTGCCGGCCATCACGGCGGGAATGTTAACCACCGTGGCAATGCTAATTCCCATCATGTTCGCCGGCGGCTATGTGGAAAAGGTGCTTCGGCAATTCACCCTCACCCTGTCGCTGGCTCTCGTGGGGTCCCTGCTTTCAGCCGTTTTCATCGTACCGCTTATCGCCCGAAAGATGGTGCGGCCGGACCGGACCCCCAATTGGATCGAGCGGCTGGCGCGCCCCTTCGGTCGCATCGTGAATTCCTTGGCCGATGGCTATGTGCGACTGCTCCAAACCGCTCTGAAGTGGCGATTGGCGGCCTTGTTCCTGGTCATAGCCGCGTTGATTCTGACAGCCAGAACCGTCATTCCGGTGATCGGTCGGGAATTGATGCCGCCCATGGATACGGGCATCGCGAAAGTGTTTTTTGAAATGCCGCCAGCCACTTCCATCGAAGAAATGGAGCGGCGGCTTTCCGCAGTGGAAGCGATTCTGAAAAAGACCGCATCGGTGCGCATGATATCCTCTGTTGTCGGATCCGAACCGGGGGAGATTTCCTTTGGTGGCGGCGGGCAGACCACCCAGAGCGTTCTCATCACCGTCACGCTCGTCACCCGGGATCAACGATCTGAAAGTATCTGGGAAATCGGTAACCAATGGCGCGACCATTTGAGCCGGATGCCGGGAATACGCTCTTTCCAGGTCTATGAATTCGGCGCCACACCCATGTCCACATCTCGCGCTCCCATCGATATCGTCCTTCACGGACGCGACAGCCGGGTGCTGCAACATCTGGCTGCGCAAGTCGAAAAACGTCTTGAGGGCGTCCCCGGCCTTCTGGACATGACCCGCACCTGGTGGCCGGACAAACCGGAAGTCAATATTTCCGTGGATTCCCGAACAGCTCTGCGCTTCGGCGTCACGCCGGCGGAGGTCGCCCGTCAAATGCAGGCGGCCGTGGACGGCATTCCGGCATCAGGCTTTCGTCTTAAAGGGTTTCTGGATATTCCCATTCGTGTTTCCTTAGCCGATGCATGGGTGGCCTCCCCTACTCTTTTGTCCGATATCGACATCGATACCCCGAAAGGGAAAATTCCGCTGCGGGCTATCGCCGCCGTTTCCGAAAACCGGGGCCAGACCGTCATCACCCGCGAGCATCTGCAAAACACGCTGGATCTTACCGGATACAACCAGACCCGGCGGATCACCCAGGTATTGGCAGAGATCGATACCCGTCTCGCTGATATGAAATGGCCCGGCGGCTATGATATGACCATGAGCGGCACAGCCGCGGAAATGAAGGACAGCATGGGCCGGGTCATGAAGGCCGTGGGCATCGGAATAATCTTTCTCGTGGTGCTGCTGGTGGGCATGTTCCGGTCTTTTCTGCTTCCCATCCCCATTCTGGTGGCCATTCCCCTGGCCATCATCGGATCTCTTTGGGGCCTGTTGCTCTATCAGAAACCCATGTGCATGCCGGCCATTATGGGACTGTTGCTCCTGGCCGGCATTGTCATCAACAATTCAATTTTTCTCATCGATTTCATTCGGCAGGCACGAGCCGAAGGCATGGACCGCCAAAGCGCTCTCGAGCAGTCGGTCCGCCTTCGCCTGCGTCCCGTGCTCATGACCACCATCTCCACTTTCGTGGGAATGCTGCCCATCATCTACGAAACCGCTGTAGGCCTGGAACGAATGTCTCCCCTTGGCACGGCCGCAGGATTCGGACTGCTTGTCGGCACCGTCATGACGCTTGTCATCACGCCGGTGGTCTATTCCCTGCTGGATGATCTGGCAATATTTTTCAGGCGTCTTCCTTATTATACTCATGGAGTAGCCAAGTAG
- a CDS encoding transposase zinc-binding domain-containing protein produces the protein MAFSCKRRHFCPSCHQNRVVEYGEWLLTNALKDVPHRQWVFSKPKRLRIYFIYDRRLLAKLSKCGWNVIRPYLKSAVLDDDAVPGASIAVHTYGNFLYFNPHLHAIVSDGCFRSDKKFYRI, from the coding sequence TTGGCATTTTCTTGCAAGCGGCGGCATTTTTGTCCTTCCTGCCACCAGAACAGAGTGGTTGAATACGGCGAGTGGTTGTTGACGAATGCTTTGAAGGATGTTCCGCACCGGCAATGGGTTTTTAGCAAACCCAAAAGATTACGGATCTACTTTATATACGATCGCAGATTACTGGCAAAGTTAAGCAAATGCGGTTGGAACGTGATTCGTCCCTATTTAAAATCGGCCGTGCTTGATGACGATGCCGTTCCCGGGGCCAGTATAGCTGTGCACACTTACGGTAATTTTTTATATTTCAATCCCCATTTGCATGCCATCGTGTCAGACGGTTGCTTTCGTTCCGACAAAAAATTTTACCGCATCTGA
- a CDS encoding acyl-CoA reductase, producing the protein MKRASGKFAGRGYVESASLGDHRSLVPGLISVFNRIKRPSPGLRALEDIDPEMVKSMAVLYWQGGDEGIENEAFHQADALILFGGLKACNALLERVPRRIPVLVHGHKMGRGVIGKKRMTRATVTDLAAAVAYDVAMFDQQACLAPHCYYIEDGGEVSAIEFSKVMADALADMNQKMPRGALSTG; encoded by the coding sequence ATGAAACGCGCATCAGGAAAGTTCGCAGGCCGGGGATATGTGGAAAGCGCTTCGCTCGGAGATCATAGATCCCTTGTTCCTGGACTGATTTCAGTATTCAACAGAATTAAACGGCCATCACCGGGCCTACGGGCCCTCGAAGACATTGACCCTGAAATGGTAAAATCCATGGCGGTCCTGTATTGGCAGGGAGGCGATGAAGGCATTGAAAACGAGGCCTTCCATCAGGCCGACGCGCTGATTCTCTTTGGGGGGCTTAAAGCCTGCAACGCGCTTCTGGAGCGGGTGCCCCGCAGAATTCCGGTGCTGGTCCACGGCCATAAAATGGGACGGGGCGTCATCGGCAAGAAAAGGATGACCCGCGCCACCGTAACGGATCTGGCAGCAGCGGTTGCTTATGATGTTGCCATGTTCGACCAGCAGGCGTGCCTGGCTCCCCATTGCTATTATATCGAGGACGGCGGCGAGGTGTCCGCCATTGAATTTTCAAAGGTTATGGCGGACGCCCTGGCCGACATGAATCAAAAAATGCCTCGCGGCGCGCTCTCCACCGGGTAG